A single region of the Bacteroides luhongzhouii genome encodes:
- a CDS encoding BT_3987 domain-containing protein produces MKKKILVTLLTGGLILLASCNKSDYDLEKMIPEEFHKIVYLKTYGKQELNLLVTGKKNVFNYSVLKGGVMPELTATADLKVMTQKELDEKYSNLENVKYKLITEEAYTISNTHFDFTSEENYKEFNISFDPQIVADDSEDDPDAVWVLPLYLSSDTDSVNANKNNIFLQVTDIVRPLVGFKTTALEYHEESLGSPLQSISLPVPVVLNVENTGWNIDCSFATNADYVKSYNETHGTSFQLLESGYSFDESLTLSQTTPEASINVKVDIKDLGPGDYLLPIEIVETSIFSIQNGKNIYPLAIRIMGYIQNRDKWEAKASSDSKGAEMEGDYQGGAEHAIDGNVNTFWNSRWKNPIPNPPHYLWFDTKRETLFTHIRIVPRDVFKNEMSGKFYVSDSDVAISSDDSSWKEVGSFTMLDTPITQIFGIVPTKGRQIMIKVESSTDGNKTACFAEVYAYGM; encoded by the coding sequence ATGAAAAAGAAAATATTAGTAACGTTATTGACAGGAGGCTTGATTTTACTGGCTTCTTGTAATAAATCAGATTATGATCTGGAGAAAATGATTCCAGAGGAGTTCCATAAAATAGTGTATTTGAAAACATATGGTAAACAGGAACTGAATTTACTCGTTACAGGAAAGAAAAATGTATTTAATTATTCAGTTTTGAAGGGTGGAGTGATGCCTGAACTTACAGCGACGGCTGATTTGAAAGTAATGACCCAGAAAGAATTGGATGAAAAATATAGCAATCTGGAGAATGTAAAATATAAGTTGATCACAGAAGAAGCTTATACGATTAGTAACACTCATTTTGATTTTACGTCAGAAGAAAACTATAAAGAGTTCAATATATCATTTGATCCTCAAATAGTGGCTGATGATAGTGAAGACGATCCGGATGCTGTGTGGGTACTTCCGCTGTATTTGAGCAGTGATACGGACTCTGTAAATGCAAATAAAAATAATATATTTTTGCAGGTAACAGATATTGTAAGACCTCTTGTCGGGTTTAAAACTACTGCTTTGGAATATCATGAAGAAAGTTTAGGTAGTCCATTACAATCTATATCATTGCCTGTCCCTGTTGTTTTGAATGTAGAAAATACGGGTTGGAACATTGATTGCAGTTTCGCAACTAATGCTGATTATGTAAAGTCATACAACGAAACACATGGAACCAGTTTTCAACTGTTGGAAAGCGGATATTCATTCGATGAGTCTTTGACATTGTCTCAAACTACTCCCGAGGCTTCTATCAATGTCAAAGTCGATATTAAAGATTTAGGTCCGGGAGATTATCTGCTGCCAATAGAGATTGTGGAAACTTCTATATTTAGCATACAGAATGGAAAGAATATATACCCTTTAGCTATACGTATCATGGGTTATATACAAAATAGGGATAAGTGGGAAGCAAAAGCCTCTTCGGATTCTAAAGGTGCTGAAATGGAAGGTGATTATCAAGGTGGGGCAGAACATGCGATTGATGGTAACGTGAATACGTTCTGGAATTCCAGATGGAAAAATCCTATACCTAATCCACCTCATTATTTATGGTTTGACACGAAGAGAGAAACTTTATTCACTCACATTCGTATTGTTCCTAGAGATGTGTTTAAAAACGAGATGTCAGGTAAATTCTATGTAAGTGACAGTGACGTTGCTATCTCTAGTGATGACAGTTCATGGAAAGAAGTGGGTTCATTTACCATGTTAGATACTCCGATTACTCAGATATTTGGTATTGTTCCTACTAAAGGACGTCAGATAATGATTAAAGTTGAATCAAGTACTGATGGTAATAAGACCGCATGTTTTGCTGAAGTCTATGCTTATGGCATGTAA
- a CDS encoding alpha-L-fucosidase, translated as MNRKRTLLITGLTALFMQTFAQKAPEPYGLVPSERQLEWYDREMIAFFHFGINTFEEYVNEGDGRAPAAIFNPTALDCRQWMETLKSAGIPCGIITAKHADGFCLWPSQYTDYCVKNAAWKGGKGDVVREFVDACEEYGVKAGIYLGPHDRHEHLSPLYTTERYKEYYAHQLEELMGNYGKIWETWWDGAGADELITPAYKHWYKIVREKQPDCVIFGTKNSYPFADVRWMGNEAGKAGDPCWATTDSVAIRDEAQYYKELNEGVLGGNAYVPAETDVSIRPSWFYHEEEDERVKSVKELWEIYCSSVGHNSVLLLNLPPDRRGLIHSADSLNMALLKKGIDETFSKNLLAGSKINATNVRGSNFRPENLIDADKKTYYAGKDGQANSDITFKLPRTTEFDCLMLQEVIQLGHRTTKWSVEYSNDGKNWKSIPEASEKQTVGNKWIICFSPVKAGYVRLRIQDGLACPALHTFGVYKQSSLFK; from the coding sequence ATGAACAGGAAAAGAACTTTATTAATAACGGGACTGACAGCTTTGTTTATGCAAACTTTTGCACAAAAAGCTCCGGAACCCTACGGATTAGTTCCGAGTGAAAGACAATTGGAATGGTATGATCGTGAGATGATTGCTTTTTTTCATTTTGGTATTAATACATTCGAAGAATATGTAAATGAAGGAGATGGGAGAGCGCCGGCCGCTATTTTCAATCCTACCGCTTTAGATTGCCGGCAGTGGATGGAAACACTGAAATCGGCTGGTATTCCATGTGGTATTATTACTGCAAAACATGCTGACGGATTTTGTCTTTGGCCAAGCCAATATACTGATTACTGCGTAAAAAATGCTGCATGGAAAGGGGGAAAGGGAGATGTCGTTCGTGAATTTGTGGATGCTTGTGAGGAATATGGTGTAAAGGCCGGCATATATCTTGGACCTCACGACAGACATGAGCATCTCTCTCCACTTTATACAACTGAACGATATAAAGAGTATTATGCTCATCAGTTAGAAGAACTTATGGGTAATTATGGTAAAATATGGGAAACATGGTGGGATGGTGCAGGAGCAGATGAACTGATTACTCCTGCTTATAAACATTGGTATAAGATTGTGCGCGAAAAGCAGCCTGATTGTGTCATTTTCGGAACGAAAAATTCTTATCCTTTCGCTGATGTGCGTTGGATGGGAAATGAGGCGGGGAAAGCCGGAGATCCTTGTTGGGCTACAACGGATTCTGTAGCGATACGCGATGAAGCTCAATATTATAAGGAGTTAAACGAGGGTGTACTTGGTGGTAATGCATATGTCCCGGCTGAAACGGATGTTTCCATTCGTCCTAGCTGGTTCTATCATGAGGAAGAAGATGAGAGAGTGAAAAGTGTGAAAGAACTTTGGGAGATCTATTGCTCGTCTGTAGGACATAATAGTGTATTACTGCTAAATCTTCCGCCGGACAGACGTGGACTTATTCATTCTGCGGACTCTCTGAATATGGCTTTATTAAAGAAAGGTATAGACGAAACGTTCTCGAAAAATTTATTGGCGGGCTCAAAAATAAATGCAACAAATGTACGAGGTAGTAATTTCCGGCCGGAGAATCTGATAGATGCAGATAAAAAAACGTATTATGCCGGTAAAGATGGTCAAGCAAACTCCGATATTACATTTAAATTACCCCGTACTACGGAATTTGATTGCTTGATGTTGCAAGAAGTTATTCAGTTAGGACATCGGACCACTAAATGGAGTGTAGAATATTCCAATGATGGAAAGAATTGGAAGTCCATACCGGAGGCAAGCGAAAAACAGACAGTAGGGAATAAGTGGATCATTTGTTTTAGTCCTGTGAAAGCTGGTTATGTGCGTCTGCGTATTCAAGATGGTTTGGCATGTCCGGCCTTGCATACATTCGGAGTTTACAAACAATCTTCACTTTTTAAATAA
- a CDS encoding glycoside hydrolase family 2 TIM barrel-domain containing protein, with protein MRGIAGIYFIFFCLLSVSAQKFDPKQGYEIHTVNGLVLDNQESYSPNSNIFIAKRESNKGSQVWNLRPTGREGYYSIVSPLTEMGIDNAGLGEKEGAIIQWDADVKNLNQQWKVTKLDNGNYTFSSATSGYCLGFSGAGLVGEPVFQVEPDDAKSNQQWKIVESSMKIEPAPLKTESDNDWENERIFAINKEDGRSTFIPFVNTEEMKKDPIYQYPWERTNSSRYFLLNGNWKFSWVKQPSERPKNFYQLDYDVSDWKEIPVPSNWEMHGYGTPIYTNIAYPIRNNPPFIQSQRKYTIEKEPNAVGSYRRDFRLPDEWTDKQIFIHFDGIYSAAYVWINGKKVGYTQGANNDAEFDITKYVKRGTNTVAVEVYRWSDGSYLEDQDMFRMSGIHRDVYLIATPKVRLRDIKLTSVISDRLDKAELKVEADVRNYTLKKTNALLRVSLLDTKGITVRSFVIGANGIESTKEVRCEGKTVIRDPLLWSAEMPNLYTVNFELMDENGHVLEATTQKYGFRKINMWNKKVYINNKLTYFKGANRHDTHPQFGKAVPVESMKEDVLLFKRFNLNTLRTSHYPNDPKMYALCDYYGIYVMDEADLECHGNMSLSNLESWEGAYVDRVVRMVERDKNHPSVIFWSMGNESGGGRNFEASYKAIRALDDRLIHYEGMNDVADIDSRMYPSLESMIEQDKQERNKPFFLCEYAHAMGNAVGNLEEYWDYIENHSNRMIGGCIWDWVDQGINMPGQATDRYYFGGSFGDYPNDNDFCCNGLITPDRRITAKLWEVKKVYQYITFDKNGENSIGLRNRYCVYNLHDFNLHYTLLKNGVPFKEEEFSLPDGKPGEHRAVQVLYERYLTEDADYHINLEVKLKKDCVWAKAGHVVATEQFQLKKGPEESITPMQVGTNDLIKIVEERDHGVYIRGNMFEVVFDSKEGKMTALRYHGKNMIHQREGWVFNGYRSINNDPREWIASQKELSSFKWEMAEDKQSVTVIVQLVEKFGKQDVAYSVSYCIHGDGKVFVDASFKTGSGFDLPRLALQSFLNPELENIEWYGRGPIENYPDRKNAAYIGRYKSTVSDMGEYYTRSQTMGGRTDTRWIALTANNGKGLKITSTDVFDFSALHYTDKDLWNVKYGHDLEDIRRSEVVLNLDCIQRGLGNASCGPGPRPQYEIKKDTVYRYSFWIEPIE; from the coding sequence ATGAGAGGAATTGCAGGAATATACTTTATCTTCTTTTGTCTACTTTCCGTTTCGGCACAGAAATTTGATCCTAAACAAGGGTATGAAATTCATACTGTAAATGGATTGGTATTAGATAATCAAGAAAGCTACAGTCCGAATTCAAATATTTTTATAGCTAAACGTGAATCTAACAAAGGTTCACAAGTCTGGAATTTGCGTCCGACAGGAAGAGAGGGGTATTATAGTATTGTAAGCCCGCTTACTGAAATGGGGATAGACAATGCAGGACTCGGAGAAAAAGAAGGAGCTATTATTCAATGGGATGCGGATGTAAAAAACTTAAATCAGCAATGGAAAGTGACTAAACTCGATAACGGGAATTATACGTTTTCCAGTGCTACTAGTGGTTATTGTCTAGGGTTCTCAGGGGCAGGTCTTGTGGGAGAACCTGTATTTCAGGTAGAACCGGATGATGCAAAAAGCAATCAGCAATGGAAAATAGTAGAGTCTTCTATGAAAATAGAGCCTGCTCCATTGAAGACTGAAAGCGATAACGACTGGGAAAATGAACGTATCTTTGCCATAAACAAAGAGGATGGGCGTTCTACATTTATTCCATTTGTCAATACGGAGGAGATGAAGAAAGACCCCATTTATCAGTATCCCTGGGAACGTACTAACTCGTCGCGTTACTTCTTGTTGAATGGGAATTGGAAGTTCAGTTGGGTGAAACAGCCTTCTGAACGTCCGAAGAATTTCTATCAGCTTGACTATGATGTGTCTGACTGGAAAGAAATACCTGTTCCGTCCAATTGGGAAATGCATGGATATGGGACTCCTATCTATACCAATATCGCTTATCCTATTCGTAATAATCCTCCTTTTATTCAATCCCAAAGGAAATATACAATAGAGAAAGAACCCAATGCAGTCGGGTCTTACAGACGTGATTTCAGATTGCCGGACGAATGGACAGACAAACAAATATTTATTCATTTCGATGGCATATATAGTGCTGCGTATGTATGGATTAACGGGAAAAAGGTGGGATATACTCAAGGTGCAAATAATGATGCCGAATTTGACATTACGAAATATGTGAAACGGGGAACTAATACGGTAGCTGTAGAAGTCTATAGATGGAGTGATGGCAGCTATCTTGAAGATCAGGATATGTTCCGGATGAGCGGGATTCATCGTGATGTGTATTTGATTGCTACTCCTAAGGTTCGTCTGCGTGACATCAAATTGACTTCTGTGATAAGTGACAGGCTGGATAAAGCAGAATTAAAGGTAGAGGCTGACGTGCGTAACTATACTTTGAAAAAAACGAATGCTTTACTGCGTGTATCTTTGCTTGATACTAAGGGTATTACGGTACGCTCATTCGTTATTGGTGCAAATGGAATTGAAAGTACCAAAGAAGTGAGATGCGAGGGAAAGACAGTCATTAGAGATCCTCTTTTATGGAGTGCGGAAATGCCGAATCTCTATACCGTAAACTTTGAACTGATGGATGAAAACGGTCATGTGTTGGAGGCGACAACCCAGAAATATGGTTTCCGTAAAATAAATATGTGGAATAAGAAGGTATATATAAACAATAAGCTGACTTATTTTAAAGGGGCTAATCGACATGATACCCATCCTCAATTCGGTAAAGCTGTACCAGTGGAAAGTATGAAAGAAGATGTGTTGTTATTTAAACGATTCAATCTCAATACGCTCCGGACGAGTCATTATCCCAATGATCCCAAAATGTATGCTTTATGCGATTATTATGGTATTTATGTAATGGATGAAGCTGATCTGGAATGCCACGGAAATATGTCACTGAGCAATCTTGAAAGTTGGGAAGGTGCCTATGTTGATCGGGTGGTTCGTATGGTAGAAAGAGATAAAAATCATCCTTCTGTGATCTTCTGGTCTATGGGTAATGAGTCTGGAGGCGGGCGTAACTTCGAAGCTTCTTATAAGGCGATAAGAGCATTGGATGACAGGCTTATACACTATGAGGGGATGAATGACGTGGCAGACATCGATTCGCGCATGTACCCTTCGTTGGAAAGCATGATAGAACAAGACAAACAAGAACGGAATAAACCGTTTTTCCTTTGTGAATATGCTCATGCTATGGGAAATGCTGTAGGAAATCTGGAAGAGTATTGGGATTATATTGAAAATCATTCCAACCGTATGATTGGCGGATGTATTTGGGATTGGGTAGATCAAGGTATCAATATGCCCGGACAAGCTACTGACAGATATTATTTTGGAGGAAGTTTTGGAGATTATCCTAACGACAATGATTTCTGTTGCAATGGGCTGATTACTCCGGACCGACGTATTACTGCAAAACTATGGGAGGTGAAGAAGGTATACCAGTATATCACCTTTGATAAGAATGGGGAAAACAGCATAGGACTGCGTAATCGCTATTGTGTATATAATCTACACGATTTCAACCTCCATTATACACTGTTGAAGAATGGAGTTCCATTCAAAGAAGAAGAGTTCTCGCTACCGGACGGAAAACCGGGAGAACACAGAGCTGTACAGGTTTTATATGAACGCTATTTAACGGAAGATGCTGACTATCATATTAATTTGGAGGTAAAACTTAAAAAAGATTGTGTATGGGCAAAAGCAGGACATGTGGTGGCTACAGAGCAATTCCAGCTTAAAAAAGGTCCTGAGGAAAGCATAACTCCTATGCAGGTCGGAACTAATGATTTGATTAAGATTGTCGAAGAAAGAGATCATGGTGTATATATCCGCGGTAATATGTTTGAAGTCGTGTTCGACTCTAAAGAAGGAAAAATGACCGCTTTAAGATATCATGGTAAGAACATGATACATCAGCGCGAAGGCTGGGTTTTCAATGGGTATCGCTCTATAAATAATGATCCGCGGGAGTGGATTGCTTCACAAAAGGAACTTTCATCATTCAAATGGGAAATGGCAGAAGACAAACAATCGGTGACGGTCATCGTTCAATTAGTGGAAAAGTTCGGAAAACAAGACGTAGCTTATTCTGTCTCCTATTGCATACATGGAGACGGAAAGGTGTTTGTTGATGCTTCATTCAAAACAGGATCCGGCTTTGACTTGCCGCGTTTGGCATTGCAGAGTTTCCTGAATCCTGAATTGGAAAATATTGAATGGTATGGACGTGGACCAATAGAAAATTATCCGGATCGTAAGAACGCTGCTTATATCGGTCGGTATAAGAGTACTGTCTCGGACATGGGGGAATATTATACACGTTCTCAAACAATGGGCGGACGTACGGATACACGTTGGATTGCATTAACAGCTAACAATGGAAAAGGACTGAAGATTACTTCTACAGATGTTTTTGATTTTAGTGCTTTGCATTATACAGACAAGGATTTGTGGAATGTAAAATATGGACATGATTTAGAGGATATTCGTCGTTCCGAAGTTGTTCTCAATTTAGATTGTATACAACGAGGATTGGGCAATGCCAGCTGTGGTCCGGGACCTCGTCCGCAATATGAAATAAAGAAAGATACAGTATATCGATATTCTTTTTGGATAGAACCAATTGAATGA
- a CDS encoding C2 family cysteine protease — protein sequence MKNINRFLLFFFLSSVLLACSEDEGDSRSETSLPYAIIGENQNMPSGGIIIAEFDDAPRGQDISKIVDANADTKYTTGHNTFSIIWNGDQRATVSSYSLTSADEAAGKDPKSWTLSGSNDNKIWVTLDSKEGEIFEERKETRVFNITNGTAYKYYKLDINNNNGGSGTQIAEWTLKQEEAIINIDDLIEKYGSGFTYSDSNPMGTQYENKHVTTKEDREWLANPDNEPLLLPGTPSLTQFKEFYVNLYPFGEPVPADVNQHAIGDCWALAIFASFAYQCPDFIKSIITKNDGNTFTVKMFDPQGKRVDVCIRSTFLADASGNIGATTGKGNVPTWATVLEKAMMKWEKIYQVNPDINGIGGYLVSPMFTGAGGSFSFGPGQLKAAELERVAKACLQQRKISGGGFNVGDLPAGPLTTVTYHAFTLMHSADPDALFSMRNPWGIDAGNGDKVDGVLNIYDDGVVPPTVDFSIIEPGIAVNYMKKNLGAYIPPRYSSAPLYKALPYEVRK from the coding sequence ATGAAAAATATAAATAGATTCTTATTGTTCTTCTTCTTAAGCAGTGTATTATTGGCTTGCTCCGAGGATGAAGGCGATTCTAGGAGTGAAACGTCATTGCCATATGCCATAATAGGGGAGAATCAGAATATGCCTTCAGGTGGTATTATTATTGCAGAATTCGATGATGCTCCGCGAGGGCAGGATATTAGTAAAATAGTTGACGCTAATGCGGACACTAAATATACTACGGGACACAACACATTTTCTATTATATGGAACGGTGACCAAAGAGCGACTGTGTCCAGTTATTCTTTAACTTCAGCTGACGAGGCTGCAGGGAAAGATCCGAAATCGTGGACTCTTTCCGGATCAAATGATAACAAGATTTGGGTTACGCTTGATTCTAAAGAAGGAGAAATTTTTGAGGAAAGAAAAGAAACGAGAGTTTTCAATATTACAAATGGTACGGCATATAAGTATTATAAGCTGGATATCAATAACAATAATGGAGGCTCCGGGACGCAGATCGCAGAGTGGACATTGAAGCAAGAGGAGGCTATTATTAATATAGATGACTTAATCGAGAAATATGGCAGTGGTTTTACGTATAGTGACTCCAATCCTATGGGGACTCAGTACGAAAATAAGCATGTGACTACAAAGGAAGATCGGGAATGGCTGGCAAATCCTGATAATGAACCGTTACTTCTTCCGGGGACACCAAGTCTGACTCAATTCAAGGAGTTTTATGTGAATCTGTATCCGTTTGGTGAACCTGTGCCGGCAGATGTGAATCAGCATGCTATTGGCGACTGTTGGGCTTTGGCTATTTTTGCGTCTTTCGCTTATCAGTGCCCGGATTTTATCAAATCTATTATCACAAAGAATGACGGTAATACATTTACTGTAAAGATGTTCGATCCTCAAGGTAAACGGGTAGATGTTTGCATCAGATCCACATTCTTGGCAGATGCTTCCGGTAACATTGGAGCTACTACGGGGAAAGGAAATGTTCCGACATGGGCTACTGTATTAGAAAAGGCTATGATGAAATGGGAAAAAATATATCAGGTAAATCCGGATATTAATGGCATAGGCGGTTATCTGGTATCGCCGATGTTTACTGGTGCAGGAGGTAGTTTCTCTTTTGGTCCCGGACAGCTAAAAGCGGCAGAACTTGAACGGGTAGCAAAAGCGTGTTTGCAACAAAGAAAAATTTCAGGAGGTGGCTTTAATGTGGGTGATTTACCGGCCGGGCCGTTGACTACAGTTACATATCATGCTTTCACACTTATGCATTCAGCTGATCCTGATGCCTTATTCTCAATGCGTAATCCATGGGGAATAGATGCGGGCAATGGAGATAAAGTTGACGGAGTCTTGAATATATATGATGACGGAGTTGTGCCTCCGACTGTTGATTTTAGTATAATTGAACCAGGCATAGCTGTCAATTATATGAAGAAAAATTTAGGAGCGTATATTCCTCCTCGATATTCATCTGCCCCTTTATATAAAGCATTACCCTATGAGGTAAGAAAATAA
- a CDS encoding AMP-dependent synthetase/ligase has translation MTYHHLSVLVHRQAEKYGDKVALKYRDYETAQWIPISWKQFSRTVRQAANAFVALGVEEQENIGIFSQNKPEWFYVDFGAFANRAVTIPFYATSSPAQAQYIINDAQIRFLFVGEQYQYDAAFSIFGFCTSLQQLIIFDRSVVKDPRDVSSIYFDEFMATGEGLPHNDTVEERTERASYDDLANILYTSGTTGEPKGVMLHHSCYLEQFHTHDDRLTTMSDKDVSMNFLPLTHVFEKAWCYLCIHKGVQICINLRPADIQTTIKEIRPTLMCSVPRFWEKVYAGVQEKINETTGLKKALMLDAIRVGRIHNLDYLRLGKTPPVMNQLKYKFYEKTIYSLLKKTIGIENGNFFPTAGAAVPDEINEFVHSVGINMVVGYGLTESTATVSCTLPVGYDIGSVGVVLPGLEVKIGEDNEILLRGKTITKGYYKKAEATAAAIEPDGWFHTGDAGYFKNGQLFLTERIKDLFKTSNGKYIAPQALETKLVIDRYIDQIAIIADQRKFVSALIVPVYGYVKEYAKEKGIEYKNMTELLQHPKIVGLFRARIDTLQQQFAHYEQIKRFTLLPEPFSMERGELTNTLKLKRAVVAKNYSEQIEKMYEENEK, from the coding sequence ATGACTTATCATCATTTATCTGTCCTGGTCCATCGTCAAGCCGAAAAATATGGCGACAAGGTAGCCTTAAAATACCGTGACTATGAGACAGCTCAATGGATTCCTATTTCATGGAAGCAGTTCTCCAGAACAGTACGGCAAGCAGCTAATGCTTTCGTGGCATTGGGAGTAGAAGAACAAGAGAATATCGGTATATTTTCACAGAATAAACCTGAATGGTTCTATGTCGACTTTGGCGCGTTTGCCAATCGGGCTGTTACCATTCCGTTTTATGCAACGAGTTCACCTGCGCAGGCGCAATATATCATTAATGATGCGCAGATTCGTTTCCTTTTTGTAGGCGAGCAATACCAGTATGATGCTGCTTTCAGCATCTTTGGTTTCTGCACCTCTCTGCAACAACTGATTATCTTTGACCGTTCGGTTGTGAAAGATCCCCGTGACGTATCATCTATCTATTTTGATGAATTTATGGCGACGGGAGAGGGATTACCTCATAATGATACGGTAGAAGAACGTACGGAGCGGGCTTCTTATGATGACTTGGCAAACATTCTTTATACATCCGGTACAACGGGTGAACCGAAGGGCGTCATGCTTCATCATTCCTGTTATCTGGAACAGTTTCATACACACGATGACCGTTTGACAACAATGTCGGATAAGGATGTATCCATGAACTTCCTCCCCTTGACACACGTGTTTGAGAAAGCATGGTGTTATCTCTGTATTCATAAAGGAGTACAGATTTGTATCAATCTCCGTCCGGCGGATATTCAGACAACGATTAAGGAAATTCGTCCGACACTGATGTGTAGCGTTCCCCGTTTCTGGGAGAAAGTGTATGCAGGCGTACAAGAAAAAATAAACGAAACAACAGGGTTGAAGAAAGCACTGATGTTGGATGCTATCCGAGTAGGTAGGATTCATAATCTGGATTATCTGCGTTTGGGTAAGACTCCTCCGGTGATGAATCAACTGAAATATAAATTCTACGAAAAGACAATCTATTCTCTACTGAAAAAAACAATTGGTATTGAGAACGGTAATTTTTTCCCAACTGCCGGTGCTGCCGTACCTGATGAAATCAATGAATTCGTCCATTCAGTAGGAATCAATATGGTGGTGGGATATGGATTGACGGAATCTACGGCTACTGTATCTTGTACGCTGCCGGTTGGCTATGACATCGGTTCGGTTGGTGTCGTATTGCCGGGACTTGAAGTGAAGATCGGTGAAGACAATGAAATCCTGCTTCGGGGCAAGACGATTACCAAAGGTTATTATAAGAAAGCAGAAGCTACGGCTGCTGCCATTGAACCGGATGGCTGGTTTCATACAGGTGATGCCGGTTATTTTAAGAACGGACAGTTATTCCTAACCGAGCGCATCAAGGATTTGTTTAAAACATCGAATGGAAAGTATATCGCTCCACAAGCTTTGGAAACGAAACTGGTTATAGACCGTTATATCGACCAAATCGCTATTATTGCCGATCAGCGTAAATTTGTTTCAGCCCTGATAGTACCTGTATATGGATACGTAAAAGAGTATGCAAAAGAAAAAGGTATTGAATATAAAAATATGACTGAGTTGCTGCAACATCCGAAGATTGTAGGATTGTTCCGTGCACGGATTGATACACTCCAACAGCAGTTTGCACACTATGAGCAAATCAAACGTTTCACTTTGCTTCCCGAACCGTTCAGCATGGAACGTGGAGAATTGACTAATACGTTGAAATTGAAACGGGCGGTAGTTGCCAAGAATTATAGTGAGCAGATCGAAAAGATGTACGAAGAAAATGAGAAATAA